A DNA window from Acidimicrobiia bacterium contains the following coding sequences:
- a CDS encoding ABC transporter ATP-binding protein, giving the protein MSARFTEVQYDGPLLEVTDLKTAFDTDRGLVRAVDGVSFSLERGQTLGIVGESGSGKTVLARSIMNLLPHRGLVRDGSVRFEGREISTLSPKEMRAYWGAQMSMIFQDPMTSLNPVMKIGNQITESIRQHLDVSRDYAVGLAEALLASVRIPEPKVRLGEYPHQLSGGMRQRVCIAVALACGPKLLFADEPTTALDVTVQAQVLDLIAKEQSERFMAMILVTHDLGVVAGRAQEIAVMYAGRIVERATTSVLFADMKMPYTEALFASIPKIDEHSHTRLTTIPGRPPDLSESPPGCKFAARCRYVQERCLDEEPPLRAGVEAGHEFRCWFPVGTPEGNEALERNEREGRVPAAATVAAAGGA; this is encoded by the coding sequence TTGAGCGCCCGCTTCACCGAGGTCCAGTACGACGGGCCGCTGCTGGAGGTCACCGACCTCAAGACCGCGTTCGACACCGACCGGGGGCTGGTGCGAGCGGTCGACGGGGTGTCGTTCAGCCTCGAGCGGGGCCAGACGCTCGGCATCGTCGGCGAGTCCGGCTCGGGGAAGACGGTGCTGGCCCGGTCGATCATGAACCTGCTCCCCCACCGGGGCCTGGTGCGAGACGGCTCGGTGCGGTTCGAGGGACGGGAGATCTCGACCCTGTCCCCGAAGGAGATGCGCGCCTACTGGGGCGCCCAGATGTCGATGATCTTCCAGGACCCGATGACGTCGCTGAACCCGGTGATGAAGATCGGCAACCAGATCACCGAGTCGATCCGCCAGCACCTCGACGTGTCCCGGGACTACGCCGTCGGGCTGGCCGAGGCGCTGCTCGCCTCGGTGCGCATCCCCGAGCCGAAGGTCCGCCTCGGCGAGTACCCGCACCAGCTCTCCGGGGGGATGCGCCAGCGCGTGTGCATCGCGGTGGCGCTGGCCTGCGGCCCGAAGCTGCTGTTCGCGGACGAGCCGACGACGGCGCTCGACGTCACCGTCCAGGCCCAGGTGCTCGACCTCATCGCCAAGGAGCAGTCCGAGCGCTTCATGGCCATGATCCTCGTCACCCACGACCTCGGGGTGGTGGCCGGCCGGGCCCAGGAGATCGCGGTGATGTACGCCGGGCGGATCGTGGAGCGGGCCACGACCAGCGTCCTGTTCGCCGACATGAAGATGCCGTACACCGAGGCGCTGTTCGCCTCGATCCCCAAGATCGACGAGCACAGCCACACCCGCCTGACCACGATCCCCGGCCGGCCCCCCGACCTGTCCGAGTCGCCGCCCGGCTGCAAGTTCGCCGCCCGCTGCCGCTACGTGCAGGAGCGCTGCCTCGACGAGGAGCCGCCCCTCCGGGCCGGCGTCGAGGCCGGCCACGAGTTCCGCTGCTGGTTCCCCGTCGGCACCCCCGAGGGCAACGAGGCGCTCGAGCGCAACGAGCGGGAGGGCCGGGTCCCCGCCGCGGCCACCGTGGCTGCCGCGGGCGGGGCCTGA
- a CDS encoding ABC transporter permease has product MLRPDARELYGDALTADAALPGVEAVEAGPEGERRRPGLSVGAWIAIAWMVFIVLVAVLAKTGIFTWGDPQAVHASCARKGPFSTDGSASGHLLGCDTDGRDMIARLALGAWTSLLVSIGAIAVGFIVGGGLGIVAGYFAGQPSRVIAAIVGGVFGAAFGVIVGGVVGAAGLGLPDAVAAVIGAFLGIGAGVYFGYQRGDVDALIANMFNVMLSVPAIVLALALVAFLQGSEAAGTKAVLPDVLILIIAIGIVAVPLVGRISRASALTWSQREFVLAARAQGARPGRIMVREVLPNVAPAMFSISLLGIAVAIVAEGTLAILGVGVRPPAPSWGNIIALDRNALFNNPHIVFEASLLIFVTVLALNYLGDVVRARFDVREAGI; this is encoded by the coding sequence GTGCTCCGGCCGGACGCCCGCGAGCTCTACGGCGACGCGCTCACCGCCGACGCCGCCCTGCCCGGGGTCGAGGCGGTCGAGGCCGGTCCCGAGGGCGAGCGCCGCCGCCCCGGGCTCAGCGTCGGGGCCTGGATCGCCATCGCCTGGATGGTCTTCATCGTGCTCGTGGCCGTGCTGGCCAAGACCGGCATCTTCACCTGGGGCGACCCCCAGGCGGTCCACGCCTCCTGCGCCCGCAAGGGGCCGTTCTCCACCGACGGGTCCGCCTCCGGTCACCTGCTCGGGTGCGACACCGACGGGCGCGACATGATCGCCCGCCTGGCCCTCGGCGCCTGGACGTCGCTCCTGGTCTCGATCGGCGCCATCGCGGTCGGGTTCATCGTCGGCGGGGGCCTCGGGATCGTCGCCGGCTACTTCGCGGGCCAGCCGAGCCGCGTCATCGCCGCCATCGTCGGCGGCGTGTTCGGCGCCGCCTTCGGCGTCATCGTCGGCGGCGTCGTCGGCGCGGCGGGCCTCGGGCTCCCGGACGCCGTCGCAGCCGTCATCGGCGCGTTCCTCGGCATCGGCGCCGGGGTCTACTTCGGGTACCAACGCGGCGACGTCGACGCGTTGATCGCGAACATGTTCAACGTGATGCTGTCCGTCCCCGCGATCGTCCTCGCCCTCGCGCTCGTTGCCTTCTTGCAGGGCAGCGAGGCGGCGGGAACGAAGGCCGTGCTCCCCGACGTCCTGATCCTCATCATCGCCATCGGGATCGTCGCCGTGCCGCTCGTCGGTCGCATCTCGCGGGCGAGCGCGCTCACGTGGAGCCAGCGCGAGTTCGTCCTCGCGGCTCGCGCCCAAGGAGCCCGGCCGGGCCGGATCATGGTCCGCGAGGTGCTCCCGAACGTGGCGCCGGCCATGTTCTCGATCTCGCTGCTCGGCATCGCGGTGGCGATCGTGGCCGAGGGCACGCTCGCCATCCTCGGCGTGGGGGTGCGGCCGCCGGCCCCGTCGTGGGGCAACATCATTGCCCTGGACCGCAACGCCCTGTTCAACAACCCGCACATCGTGTTCGAGGCGTCGCTGCTCATCTTCGTGACCGTGCTGGCCCTCAACTACCTGGGTGACGTCGTCCGGGCCCGGTTCGACGTGCGGGAGGCCGGCATTTGA